A single genomic interval of Camelus bactrianus isolate YW-2024 breed Bactrian camel chromosome 15, ASM4877302v1, whole genome shotgun sequence harbors:
- the NTSR2 gene encoding neurotensin receptor type 2, producing the protein METSSPRPPGPSPGPTLSLDARLGVDTRLWAKVLFTALYSLIFALGTAGNALSVHVVLKARAAPPGRLRYHVLSLALSALLLLLVGMPMELYNFVWFHYPWVFGDLGCRAYYFLRELCTYATVLSVACLSAERCLAVCQPLRARSLLTLRRTRRLLSLVWAASFGLALPMAVIMGQKHELETAGGEPEPASRVCTVLVSRTTLQIFIQVNVLVSFVLPLALTAFLNGVTVSHLAALCSQVPPPPATGSSAPGRLELMREERKTLSLGGQASLVRHKHSSRIRGLQYSIQVLRAIVAVYVVCWMPYHARRLMYCYIPDDSWTDKLYDFYHYFYMVTNTLFYVSSAVTPVLYNAVSSSFRKLFLEALGSLCPEHHRMEPFSPESPEPRPSFRLWGSPRNPGLDDIEE; encoded by the exons ATGGAGACCAGCAGCCCGCGGCCCCCGGGCCCCAGCCCGGGCCCCACCCTGAGCCTGGATGCCCGCCTGGGCGTGGACACGCGCCTGTGGGCCAAGGTGCTGTTCACCGCGCTGTACTCGCTCATCTTCGCGCTGGGCACGGCGGGCAATGCGCTGTCCGTGCACGTGGTGCTGAAGGCGCGGGCCGCGCCCCCGGGGCGCCTGCGCTACCACGTGCTCAGCCTGGCCCTCTccgccctgctgctgctgctggtcggCATGCCCATGGAGCTTTACAACTTCGTGTGGTTCCACTACCCCTGGGTCTTCGGCGACCTGGGCTGCCGCGCTTACTACTTCTTGCGCGAGCTGTGCACCTACGCCACGGTGCTCAGCGTGGCCTGCCTGAGCGCCGAGCGCTGCCTGGCCGTGTGCCAGCCCCTGCGCGCCCGCAGCCTGCTGACGTTGCGCAGGACTCGCCGCCTGCTGTCGCTCGTCTGGGCCGCCTCGTTcggcctggccctgcccatggCAGTCATCATGGGGCAAAAGCACGAGCTGGAGACGGCGGGCGGGGAGCCAGAGCCCGCCTCGCGCGTGTGCACCGTGCTGGTGAGCCGCACCACGCTGCAGATCTTCATCCAG GTGAACGTGCTGGTGTCCTTCGTGCTCCCCTTGGCATTAACTGCCTTCCTAAATGGGGTCACCGTGAGCCACCTGGCAGCCCTCTGCTCCCAGGTGCCACCCCCTCCTGCCACAGGCAGTTCTGCCCCCGGTCGCCTGGAGCTaatgagagaggagaggaagacacTGTCCCTGGGGGGCCAGGCCAGCCTGGTGAGACACAAGCACTCCAGCCGCATCCGTGGCCTCCAGTACAGCATCCAGGTTCTCA GGGCCATCGTGGCCGTGTATGTCGTCTGCTGGATGCCGTACCACGCCCGCAGGCTCATGTACTGCTACATCCCTGACGACAGCTGGACtga CAAGCTCTACGATTTCTATCACTACTTCTACATGGTGACAAACACGCTTTTCTACGTCAGCTCAGCGGTGACCCCTGTCCTGTACAATGCTGTGTCTTCCTCCTTCAGAAAGCTCTTCCTGGAAGCCCTCGGCTCCCTGTGTCCAGAGCACCACCGCATGGAGCCATTCTCCCCGGAAAGCCCAGAGCCCCGCCCCAGCTTCCGGCTCTGGGGCTCCCCCAGGAACCCCGGCCTGGATGACATCGAAGAATAA